From the Streptococcus oralis ATCC 35037 genome, one window contains:
- the trpB gene encoding tryptophan synthase subunit beta: MTTKGYFGQFGGSFVPEPIQALLDELEVTFDKYKDDPEFLAEFRHYLKDYSGRETPLYFAESLTDHLGGAKIYLKREDLNHLGSHKLNNVLGQILLAKRMGKKRVIAETGAGQHGVATAAAAAKFGMACDVYMGAEDVERQRLNVFRMEMMGATVHAVETGTRTLKDAVDAAFGAWMNDLEAFYVLGSAVGPHPYPTIVHEFQKVISEESRRQILEKEGRLPDYVIACVGGGSNAIGAFSQYVADEEVKLVGVEAAGHGLDTDKHAATMTKGSIGIVDGMKTYAVFKEDGELAPVYSISAGLDYPGVGPEHAYFKDSGRVEYVAATDEEAVQALLLLSKTEGIIPAIESSHAIAEAVKRAPKLSKDDIIIINVSGRGDKDVAAIADYLEAKK, encoded by the coding sequence ATGACAACTAAAGGTTATTTTGGACAATTTGGTGGTAGTTTTGTACCGGAGCCGATTCAGGCTTTGTTGGATGAGTTGGAAGTGACATTTGACAAATACAAGGATGATCCAGAATTTTTGGCAGAATTTCGCCATTACTTGAAGGATTATTCAGGTCGCGAAACACCGCTCTATTTTGCGGAAAGTTTAACAGACCACCTAGGTGGAGCTAAGATTTATCTCAAGCGCGAAGACCTTAATCACCTTGGTTCTCACAAGCTCAACAATGTTTTAGGACAAATTCTTCTTGCCAAACGTATGGGCAAAAAACGAGTGATCGCAGAAACAGGAGCTGGTCAGCACGGTGTTGCGACAGCAGCAGCTGCAGCTAAGTTTGGTATGGCCTGTGATGTCTACATGGGGGCAGAAGATGTGGAGCGTCAACGACTCAATGTCTTCCGTATGGAGATGATGGGAGCGACTGTTCACGCAGTTGAAACGGGGACACGAACTCTTAAGGATGCGGTTGATGCAGCCTTTGGAGCATGGATGAATGACCTTGAAGCCTTCTACGTTTTGGGATCTGCTGTAGGACCTCATCCTTATCCTACAATTGTTCATGAATTCCAAAAGGTCATCAGTGAAGAATCTCGTCGTCAAATCTTAGAAAAAGAAGGCCGTTTACCAGACTACGTCATTGCCTGTGTAGGTGGTGGTTCTAATGCTATCGGTGCTTTTTCACAGTATGTGGCTGATGAAGAAGTCAAATTGGTAGGAGTAGAAGCTGCCGGTCACGGACTGGATACAGACAAGCACGCAGCTACTATGACAAAAGGTAGTATCGGAATTGTCGACGGTATGAAGACCTATGCAGTCTTTAAGGAAGATGGAGAGCTGGCCCCAGTTTACTCTATCTCAGCTGGTTTGGACTATCCAGGGGTTGGCCCAGAACATGCCTACTTTAAAGATTCAGGCCGTGTAGAATACGTAGCAGCGACAGATGAAGAAGCTGTTCAAGCCTTGCTCCTTCTAAGCAAGACTGAAGGGATTATCCCAGCGATCGAAAGTTCGCACGCTATCGCAGAAGCGGTTAAACGTGCACCGAAACTTAGTAAGGATGACATTATCATCATCAATGTCTCTGGTCGTGGAGACAAGGACGTAGCTGCTATTGCAGACTACCTAGAAGCTAAAAAATAA
- a CDS encoding DegT/DnrJ/EryC1/StrS family aminotransferase, whose amino-acid sequence MPNYNIPFSPPDITEAEIAEVADTLRSGWITTGPKTKELERRLSQYTQTPKTVCLNSATAALELILRVLEVGPGDEVIVPAMTYTASCSVITHVGATPVMVDIQADTFEMDYDLLEQAITEKTKVIIPVELAGIVCDYDRLFQVVEKKRDLFTAASKWQKAFNRIVIVSDSAHALGSTYKGQPAGSIADFTSFSFHAVKNFTTAEGGSATWKVNPAIDDEEMYKEFQILSLHGQTKDALAKMQLGSWEYDIVTPAYKCNMTDIMASIGLVQLDRYSGLLQRRKDIVDRYDRGFAGTRIHPLAHKTDTVESSRHLYITHVEGASLEERNLIIQELAKAGIASNVHYKPLPLLTAYKNLGFDMADYPRAYAFFENEITLPLHTKLSDEEVDYIVKTLVRISEEILGSGKK is encoded by the coding sequence ATGCCAAATTACAATATTCCATTTTCACCGCCCGATATCACTGAAGCTGAAATTGCTGAAGTAGCAGATACCCTGCGTTCTGGTTGGATCACAACAGGTCCGAAGACAAAAGAACTGGAGCGTCGCTTGTCTCAATACACACAGACACCTAAGACTGTCTGCCTCAACTCTGCGACTGCCGCCCTTGAGTTGATTTTACGTGTTTTGGAAGTGGGACCAGGTGATGAAGTCATCGTTCCAGCTATGACCTATACAGCTTCATGTAGTGTTATCACTCACGTAGGAGCAACACCTGTCATGGTGGATATCCAAGCAGATACTTTTGAGATGGACTATGACTTGCTTGAGCAAGCTATCACTGAGAAAACTAAGGTTATCATCCCAGTAGAGCTTGCAGGGATTGTGTGCGACTATGACCGTTTGTTCCAAGTTGTGGAGAAAAAACGTGATCTCTTTACAGCTGCTAGCAAGTGGCAAAAGGCCTTTAACCGTATCGTGATTGTCTCTGATAGTGCCCATGCTTTGGGATCTACTTACAAAGGGCAACCAGCTGGTTCGATCGCTGACTTTACTTCCTTCTCATTCCATGCCGTTAAGAACTTTACAACTGCTGAGGGAGGAAGTGCGACTTGGAAGGTCAATCCAGCGATTGACGATGAAGAGATGTACAAGGAATTCCAGATCCTTTCCCTTCATGGTCAAACCAAAGACGCTCTTGCCAAGATGCAATTGGGTTCATGGGAATACGATATCGTTACACCGGCCTACAAGTGCAATATGACGGATATCATGGCTTCGATTGGTTTGGTACAATTGGACCGTTACTCTGGGTTGCTACAACGTCGTAAGGACATCGTGGATCGTTATGATCGTGGTTTTGCAGGTACTCGTATTCACCCACTTGCACACAAGACTGATACTGTTGAATCTTCACGCCACCTCTACATCACCCATGTAGAAGGAGCAAGTTTAGAAGAACGCAACCTTATCATCCAAGAATTGGCCAAAGCAGGAATTGCAAGTAATGTACACTATAAACCGCTTCCGCTCTTGACAGCCTATAAGAATCTTGGCTTTGATATGGCAGATTATCCGAGAGCCTATGCCTTCTTTGAAAACGAAATTACGCTTCCTCTTCACACTAAATTAAGCGATGAAGAAGTAGACTATATCGTTAAGACTTTGGTGAGAATTTCCGAAGAAATCCTCGGTTCTGGAAAAAAATAA